The nucleotide sequence AGGGGACTGAAACAAGCCCAATCTGCAGGCCTACAGCAGAATTCTGTAGCTCACTCACTCACCTTTAGTTATTTAAcgaacagctctgcaggtgccTGTCTCCCTTGGGTAGGCCATATGTCAGGAAACATCAGCTAACCCTGTCTTAAAGGAAACTCTTCATCTCCTTTATTCCAACCAATCTGCAGAAGCCTGGCAAAGGCCACAGCCAAGgctacacaaataaaaaaaggatATGCTTTTGAAAGGCCATGGGCAAGCAAATCTGTTAGCTGTGCACGTTATATACACTAGATCTTTCCCTAGTTCCACAGTGAAAATGTCTCTACTGGTTGTCCCTCTGGATACCAGCCAGCTGAGACTCCTAAGCCTGCTCTGCAAAGTGAGATCAGGTGTTGGATGTGTCTTGCCCAGTGTTTCTGAGTTTGCTCTGGCACGGGTTTCTTGAAGATGGGCCAAGCACATTTCCAGCTGGCTCCCTCCAAGGCCTGTATGAAGGAAATTCCTTCTCattagaagaagaagaaaagaaaaaaaaagtatattctAGTTCCTAGCTCTAGTTCTTACTCCTTTCCACCCCTCTCTGACATCTGCACCAAGAGTATGGGAAGTGCTGCCAGGTCAGCAGGGGTGTCTGTGGGTCTTGGGGGTGTCAAAGTAACACAAGCCACAAAGGAAAGGTCTCAGAACCCTCCTCGTAACCCCAGGGCAAGGTGTGGGTTTGGCGGCACAGTTCGGAGCAGCTAAGCACCAGACTGATCTCCAGATTTACCTTGTCCACCCCCGTGGTGGAGACTGGCCGGGATGCGTTCTCCCAGGGCAGTGAACTGTACGGGACATCTGCGCTCAGGCGATTTTGAGCCGGGACAAGCTCAGCAGAGCCCAAAGGAgcgagcagcaggagctgtcccGGGGCTCAGGGTCAGACCCTGCTCAGGTGTGACCCAGGAACCTGCAGAATGGGAGGAATTCAGAGGGGACATATTTCAGCCCTGACGCCATgtgctcctttccctgccccctgctctgtccccacccCACCGATCAGCCTCTTTACCATGACAAAGAGCCCGGAGGAGCGGGCCGAGGAGAGTACCGCGGTCCCGGGCAGGGAATGGCCGGCTATAAAGGCCTATCTGCGCTCCACCTGAGGGGCCACCTCAGCTCGGCGGTGAGATCTGCCCGCAGGTGCAGGTGACATCTGCCGGGAGGTGGGGGACCCGCCCCTCCCGCTGCTCCCCATGTACCAGGCGTGCCCCGGCGGGGCTGCCATGGGCTACCTGGAGCTGCACTGGGACGAGGCAAGGCAGGCCCCCACAGCGGCCGGGCCTGCGGGGAGCGCCGCGGCAAGGCAGCGTCCGGAGGCGGGAGCGGGCAGGCACACAGCAGGTAAGGCCTTGCAGCTGGATCCGGGAGCTGATCCCCGGGTAACCTCTGCTCCCAGGTCAGGCTCCGCTGACGTTGAGAgggtttttctctttccccgTTTCGGTTTCCTTGTGTGTGACCAAGGCAAACTGTAGGCGAGGAGGAGGGTTGACCTTGGCCACTTTtccatgctgcttttctctggcGACTGCCAACCGGTTTCCTAAACCTCGAAAGAGCCTGCAAGAGTCCAGACACTGTCAGGTCCGTGCTCCAGGCTGAAGGGCAGCGTGACAGCTTGGTCTTATGGAAGTTCTTGGTGCAGGAATGTCTGTGCCTACTTTTAGTTTAATGCTGTCATATGTGCCATCGAGAGAAACAGGTCCTGGAGACACTTATTGTGGCATCCCTCATCCCCTTACAAACTCCTTGCGCCTTTTATGTGCTCATTAATCATGAGCCAAGGCCTGCTCTGAATCACTAGGTGCTGGGAGATCTGCTCCTTTAAATCTGGCATTGTTActcactgctgctttcatttTGCCATTTTCCTCCGTTCCCCTCTTCTTTCTGTGCTCTTGTTGCTTTGCCTTCCCATTTTTAACCAGAAAGTCCCAGGCCTCACCACAGTGACATTTTCTGTGCCTGCCATTCCTCTCCCACTCCAGTGAGTGGCAATAGAAGAGCTGATAAGAGCAGGTTTTTGTCCAGCCCCGCGTTATGGTCAGCAGGGCAAGACTCCAGCAAGGTAAATGAGTGGGAGGAGAGACAGGTTTTGGGGTACCACTTTCAAGCTCTCAGTTCCTGTGGAAAGCCACAGGCTCAGGAAGAGTGACTATGGCTGCTCGGCACATGACTACCTGCCATGCAGTTTGGAGAAAGGCTTAGGCTCTCTGCATGCTGCCTGCCCAACAAAGGCAGGGCAGATGGACTCCTCTGTGCCCCTGTTGGGTTTGGTATATAGACTTTAACCCCATTTTCACGCATTCTCCCCTCATACCTCTCACAGAGAGGTATGTTGCCCAGTTGTGGAAGTCAAGACCTACAGATGTTAAGGAATTGTGGGAGCAGGTCTGTCACAGGCTTTCATGTTCATCATGTCTGTTGCATGTTGTGTTTCTTTCGTCCTCTCTCCTTTACTGTCTTCTCatgggagagctggagctgcacatGATACATTTCATGGAGCTTTGGATGACAGGTcaagcagcagcctgggggAGCTTTAGTTCTACAGTGTCTTGCTGTGGCTCCTGTCTAACCCAAGactttcctgttttccaggcCCAGGTTCCCAGCAGACTCATTTCCTCCCCATAAGGTTTTTACTGCACAGCCTGCAGGATCCTGTGATACCACACCAAGTTTTAGCTTCTCATGCAGCCAGGTCACTGATGTTTAGCTTCCTCAAGGCTCTGCAATCTAGCCCCATGCACATAACACCACAGGCCTTTGCACCTCTTCTGCTGACTGCCTCTTCCTGCTTGTAGACAGAATCCCTTTTCAAtcctcacagccctgctccccagtgCTAGAGTGATTGCTTAGTAGACTCTCAGCTTaggacagaaaaaagaaaggttttgtAGGATGGTTGGGAAGCCCATTCCTCCAAGGGGGCATTAGTACTTTGCTCTGGACATATGTTCTGGAGGTTGAGGAGGATGTCTCAGTGTCACAGCTCTCAGGATGATTGGTAAGGAGGTTGGGAGACATTGGCTGGGCTCAGTAGTCAGAAGCTGTGTACTGAAATGGCACTGCCCCATTCACTGTACTTCTAGTAGGAGGAGAGGGGATGGACCATGCAGGACAGTTTGCAGAAGAGTagctggagaagggagggatGGGCAGATAGTCATTATATAGTTAGGGGAAAGAGGAGTGACTGGTATCACAGCCCTTCTGTCGGGTTGGCCTGAGAAGGTCTCAGCCTCTCTCAGACCCCAGTAATCTGGCATGTGACACATTTTCTTATTCCTGCAGCTTTGCATCTTGGCAGGTTTTATCTTCACTAGGAGCCCAGATTGTTCAGGAAGCTTTTCCTTTAGGTCTTTATCTCAACTTTGTCATCAACAGAGATGACCCCTTAAGACATGTACCAGGACAAATGAGAAGGGGCTTGAATGCCTTCCTCTGCACTCTTGAATTTtgtcccccatgtccctggTACAGGATTGCTGCTTCCTTTCACCTGTTTCACATATCcacctttcctctccctctcctcttccaTGTGAAATTTCTCTTCTTCATTCCTCTCTCACTAAAAGCCCCTTTCAGACAAATAGGTCCTTTGACCTACAGTGTGTCTAGTCTCTTGTGGTGGGAGACAAAGGCAAACAGGACTGAGCCAATATCTAGTGCCTGATGCTCTGCACCTGCTACCCTCACTGTGAGCACTGGCTGCTCTTCCCACTGTACACCCTGGTCAGAGGTTGTTTTGTCCCTGTTGAGTGCCTTGGTATTGCTGTGCAGGCAGTTTtggggagcacagccagcagcccagAGCTACGGCTGCAGTCATGACAAAGCCTTTTTACACCACAATCAGACTGAAATGTAACTAAGGCCTTCTGGAGGAGGAGAGCTCATTGTGAACCCATGTGCTTGTACCACTTTCTGCCCTGACTTTTCTGCCTAGCAAAAGGGAGCCATGAGCATCCCAGAGGGAAATGAGCTGGGAGGCTGCTCGCTCTCAGTGCGCTTGTCTGTGCTCACAGATCCATGAAGAAAGGAGGGTCACACAAGCCTTCGCTTTAAGAAAGCTCCTGTCTGGTAGGCAAGGAGCTCtacagcagggagggagcagtcTCATACCCCTACAGCTAAACATTTTGTCTCTTACACCTTTTCTCattgtctttttatttataGAAGTATCCCCAGCTTCATCCAGTTCTGGGAATTTCAGCCAGTTCACACCAGATTCAGCCACCAGTCCACATTCATCATCCTCGTCCCCACAGCCTACAGCTAAGTCTCAGAAGGGCAGAGAATGTGGCGTGGAGGGGATGAGGAAGACCAAGAGCCGCACAGCTTTCtccaaggagcagctgcaaacCTTGCACCAGCGCTTCCAGAGCCAGAAGTACCTCAGCCCCCAGCAGATCCGAGAGCTGGCTGTGGCCCTGGGACTCACCTACAAGCAGGTGAACAGAGACTTTGACCCACAGTGTATCGATCTCACAATGGCTGAGTGGTCACTTAAGGAAGTGCCAGGATGGAAAGATGAGTCCCCAGCAGGGACTGAGGCAAAGGTGCCAGCTAACAGTTGCTCCCCTGCTTATTCATACCCAAAGATCAGAAGCACTTTTACAGATAGAGGGGTCAGTGGCACCTCATTTGGGCCTCCCAAGTCGGGGGTGAGTTAAGGGTTCTGTTGCCAACCCCTGTATTAGAATTGCAAACCCAGTGATGAATATGTTGTTCGCCACAAACAGTCTCTACCCTGGGTCTGACAGCACTTCACAGATTTTTCCATGTGCTGTGAATTTCACAGAAACCCTGGCATGCATCTATTCTCTGAATCACGAGGCTGCTACATGCTGAAAGCTCTTGTTAGTGTCTCACAGGTCTTATCTTGTCCAATATCTAATTATGATCCACAGTCAGCACTGCCTGGCTGCTTGACACATGCTCTCTCCTTCCCATGGGTGCTAGGTTCACACATCACTGCCCTTTGGGGTCTCTGCTGATCTCCAGGTATGTTGTGTGTGGTGAAATGATGCTGCCTCTAATGATGCCTTCCTAAAGCAGGGTGGGGCTGGGGAGTGGAGCCCAAGAGCTCAGCATTACAAGTCCAAAATCTACCTGAAATTTGGATTTCAGAGCTGGGCATGATGGCTTGTATGCCCTGGGACTAAAAAAAGTTCTACGTGCATTGTAAGTGCACAGATACGTATATGGCGCACACTGAACTGGTTCTGTCAAAAACAAGGCAGGTGGAACAGTCTGCTCTTCCCTTCAATCCACATCCCTGCAAAGGCTGCTTTCACAGCGTAGACACAGCCTGGAGGGGGGCGGGAATGGCCCTGGAATTCACCCCAGTAAGGAGCTTTGAatttgggagctgctgggtaCAAGGAGTAAGTCTGTCCCTTCTCTGTTCGCAAATGGGCAGAAACAGTGTCTTAGAAGTTTGCCTGTAGTGCAGGGGGCTTGTAGAGGTGTCGGTGGATCTGATTTACACCAGTCATTCTCCTCCATGACTGGAATGAGTCGATTTGTCACAACTATCACTGTCTCTTGACACCGAGCCACCCCCTCCCCCATCACACAGTTGCACTAGCCACCTGCTGAGGCTGCTAGACAGACCTCTCCCCTTGGCAGCAACCCCCCAGGAGTTCTTAAAGGCTTTtatctgctgctgccagtgtaTCTCTGCCATCTGGTCACTCTCCCTCTGGTTCTTCCTGCTTGTGAACTTGGTAACATTtgttcttccctctcctttgctgacatttttcgctgctttcccttccccacccagGTGAAGACTTGGTTCCAGAACCGGAGGATGAAGCTGAAAAGGTGCCAGAAACACAGCCTGTGGAGTGAACGGGCTCAGTGCCTCACACAAGTAAGAACACAGCACATGGCTCATTATGGCTCTTCTGTCCGGGCAGATCAATCCAGTATTTCCTCCACGGGGACAACTAAAGCATACGAGTGTGAGCGTACCCAGCCTCCTGGTTTGCtcagcacagaaacacagacttGGCATCACTCCGTGTACTGGTAGTAGCCCAACAGTGGGCTGGTTTATGCCATAGAAATGTTTCCAgggaaaagctgttttcctcctatgtatatatgaatatatatatgaTTGTGTATCCACCCCTAGGCTGTGGGAATGGACATAGTTCTTCTTGCCCTCCATGCCATTGCTGCTGGTCAATAGACAATATGAAATGTGGAGAGACAGAGGCCTGTGAACACCAGTGGAGAAGCTATGTGTTCTGActctctgcctttccctttcAGAGTGGCTTCCAAGCCAGTACTTACCTGGATGTGCATCCCAAATTCCACCAGGGCTATCCCATCACCGCAGCTGGCAACATCCAAACCATGCCTGCCCCCTGTCAGCACTATGGAGCCGGGCAGAACGCTTACACAATTGTGACCAGCGAGGATGGAGGAGTCTTTGGCAAAGGCGGGGGGACCTGCAGCGTCCAGCAGACAGTGGGCTTCATTGCCCAGCACAAAGTAGACTTTTATCACAGCTATCCTGGCAGTGTGGAATATCCAGGCTCAAAGACAAGTGATGGCTGTAATTTTCACCACTCAGCCACTATGGGGGCTCCTTTCCCAACCACTGCTGGCCATCATCTTTATCATTCCTAAGCACTGTGGATGTGGGGTACTTGGTCAGCCAGGAGTCAAATCTTCTTCTCATCTCTCCTTTTGTTATTCATATGCCGTCCACCTCAGGGACACCTTGTAGCTAGAACGTTTTGGCATCCAGATGTGTGCCTGCAGTCATGCAGCTATGCAGAGACCTGTTTGCCCAGGtacatgcacacagagcccttcATTTCTGTGCCCCTACAcgagcacacacacacattccttGCTTGATTGGCGCAGACAACCAAGCTCCCTTATAGCAAAGTCCAAGGTCTGGCTACCCAGCTTATGCCCTGGATCTTCTTAATTATGGATCTTATAACTTGTCTAAGGGGAAGCACAGATTCCTTTGGGGATCTCATTTCTATGTATCACTATACAGTTGTGTGTGCATAACACGTGAACCCAGGGGCTGTAGGGAGTGGTGCTGGTCACCTACCTTTAACTGAAGTTGGAGAAGTTATTGCCACGTGCTAGTTATCCATCTGAAGTGTAAACCATCACTATATCAGCCATGAGGTGAAGTGATGAAGTGTCTAATGAAGGGAGATGTGACAAGTAGCTTGCAGAAAGGCTGGTAAGATGATCTTATAAGGCCTCCCTTCTAGTCTGGATCTTTCTGTGCCTCCCCTTAAGAAAACCTAACTGCATTTAATCTGGCAAATAAAAAcgagtatttttaaatatgcattgTGTATTTTTATGTATGTCTTTTTTCCCACTGCAATAGAGCGTTTCAATATAAAAACCAGATGGAGCATAAACAGCCATAGCAACTGTATGCCATTGTTATTTCATGCTGAAACTAGAAACAGAAGTTTTTCTGTGTTACTAGTGGATCAGCCTCATAGCTGTTGGCAGTGCTAGATATCTCGAGTCAAAGAAGTAGGTGAGTAGCTATGACCCAACTTAAGAATTTTCCCTATCCAGCAATATTGAATACAGGGACTGTCATGGAGGTACTATCATTTCTAAACTTGACTACGTAAGTGTCTAAGTACCTAAAACCAGATGTGTGTAGCAAAGTATGTGCAATAACAGGCCTCCAGTTCTCTGTCACTGGTTTTCTATCACTATTTTATCACTCTGATGATGACAACAAATTTCTCTTAAGGCAATGAAGTAGCTgccatggtaaaaaaaaaataaaaagcataaaattaaGGCAGTGATTACTGTGACTAGAGTAATAAGAGATATGGTCTTCTATTGGCAAAGCAGATTTACGTCCCTGTGCCTcacagctatttttttccctctcccactcCCTCATGCAGACACTCTTTGACTCTACTGTACATGTGCTGTATGGTGTGCTGACTTTGGCTGtgttcattaattttcttcacagtatctaggatggggctgtgttttgcatTTGTGCTGAGAATGGAgttgataatacagagatgttttcattattgctgAGCAGGTCTTGCACAgtgtcaaggccttttctgcttctcgTTATCTCTCTGACAGTGAGAAGGCTGGGGGTGCATAAGGAGTtaggaggagacacagctgggacgactgaccccaactgaccaagtggatattccataccatatgaCACTGGGCTCAGTGTAGAAAGCTGGGGGGAGGAAGAGGGGAGTATCCAGAGTGATGGCATTAGTCTTTCTAAGGAATCATTATACAGGATGGGGCTCTGTTGTCCTGGACGTGGCCTGGGGGAAGGGGTGAATTagttccttgttttgctttatttgtgtgcacagcttttgcttttcctattatattgtttttatttcaatccACGAATTTTCTCACAGTCGtctgattctctcccccatcccagtgGTGGGGAGTGATGAAGTTGAGTAGCTGCATGGTGTTTTATTTGCTGCCTGGCATCGAACCACAACACGTGGCCATTATGATTTGGGGAAAGATTAAGGCCTTTTGGATGGTGAGGCACAGAATCTTGGCACAGTCCCCACCCTTTCCTCTAAGGATGGGCAAAACTGTTCTTGAAACCATCATGGGTTTTCCAGGGGTGGGGAGCAATTAAGTCGACTGAAAAGGTGCTGGCTAACATTGGAGGGTGGACTACAATAGCAGCATTAACAGGGCTCTCACACCAGAATGAAGATATTTTTGGGTTCTTTTCAAGCCAACAGTTCCGTCTACTTACCTGAATATAACCTAAAACCTTTCCATGACAACCCATCAAAGGCTGCTGTAGGTGAAAAAAAGTTGAGTTTGCAGCTGGTCCTCACTAATAATTCTCTGGAAAAGGAGCCACGTGCCATGCCCTGCTCCTTCAGAAATGCTTTAGAACAGGCAGGATTTTGCTGTGGAGGCTATGGGACTAGCTTGCAGAGAGCTGCTGTCCGTAATAGCAACAGCTGTGATCTTCCTGCTATTGACCTTCAGCAAAGTAGCGCTAACAAACAGTACCAAATCTCGTGGTTTCCTCAGAGACACAATTTTTCAGAGGTCATCATCCAAAGACAGACCTTATTGTCACAGGTGGTTATGGAGTCCAAAAGCCTGCAGCAATTCCAACAGGCAAGTAGGCAGCGTCCAGGAAGGGAGATAATCTGCTGTCTGCTGTATCAGGAGCTGCATTCCCAATGTCCTGTATGAAAACAGCGGGAATGCAGCTTCTGTTACAGAAGTCTGTCAGCCCCAGCCAGCCAGAGGGACACTGGGAACTTGGTTTCTTTTCTGGTCTTTCTCCAGTATCTAAGCAATGACTTAGCTGGATCTTGGGGCTCACCCAAAGCAGAAGTCCTAATGTTGTAATTTGTAAAAGATTTAATGGTTTGGACACAGCTGCTAGACAGCAGATGGACTTTTGTCTAATATGAGAAATTAATTCTAGCCTCATTATGAAAGAGATTCCCAGATATGACCCGAAGGTACTCTTCAAAACTTCGGACAGCATGGTCCTCACAGGTAGGAAAAGACTTAGAATTgtagttccttttttttttttgggtttttttaagtttctttttccttttattttaatgtccAAGTGTAATGATTTAAGAGTCTTTCATGCCTCATGACTATTCAGTATTAGCCAATATGCTGCTGCCCTCTGATGACAGACCAGGCAAGAGACATGTGGCAATGCTTGACTGAAAATTTCCAAAACCCTGTTAGCTCAGCCGTCGTGGAGTCATGCGGTGTAGTTAGATAAATAGATGTATTTACATATGCCTGTAGGGAAGAGCCTATTAAAGGAAAGATCATTACTTTTATCTGCCCTAGAGACACAACTGGGGCTGTGAGCCCTTGCTGGTACATCACTCAGAAGAAGCATGTAGCTTGTAAAACCCCTGCAGGCCACATTGACACAGGAGAGCAAGGAATGAGGTTGCTTGCACCCCTGTACCTGCTTGGCCTTGTCCCTGTGGGACAGCTGAATAGTGAACTACAGAAAAAATCCTGGTGTACGTAGTCTGTACCAGACCAAGTTTCTTCTGCCTAGGTGGGATTCTCTGTGTCACTGGAACCACATCTGCAGCTTTGTCACTGCAGATATTGTAAATGTGGAGTATATTCCCACAAGCTGAAACACATATGAAAAGCTCGGAGTCATCTTACAGCTTGATTCTAAAAAGATTTGCTGGCAAGGTAGATCATGTTTGCAGTTACCCAGCCCAGTCACAAGAAGCAGCAGTCCTAATAGAGGTGCAATGCATCCTAGCAGAAAGAGCTAACTGGAATTGATACCAACACTTTTGCAAGTATGAGGCTAGAGGCACCTGCATCTCCACCAGTTTTGGTAGTAGTGCCCAATTACCTGTGCAGTTATTTCACATGGTGATGTGATTCAGGCATGTGAAGGTAACAGAAGAGAGAATGAGATCACCAGCTCTGTGGAAAGGCAGAGTCCTGTTTTTTAATTCCACAGGCTCTCCCTGTGGCAAGTAGAAGTCCTTTCCAGCCCACCCTCCAAAACTGGAACAGCTACTCCACATGTTCCCTCCAGCTACTTGTGCTTGCCAAACCTGCAGACAACGCAGACTGAGCAAGCAGAGGAACAACACAGCCATGAGGGAAACACTAAATTTCCACAGAACACTCCCCCTAGTACACGGAGTAACATAAACCACAAATCATTCTCAGCCCTAAGGCTGTTTTAGCAACAATATGTTTCTGCAGAAGGACATCTGCTAGCAGAGTTCTGGCTACCCTTGCAGCAGACACATGGAAACAAAACATACCAAACAGCACAGGTAAACTGAGGCATCCTCTGCAGTTGTTTTGCAAAGCTCTGTATACCTTACTTTAACCCCCAAAACATAAGCTGCtaattttaaagctgaaagaCAAGGCATTGTATGTATGACTTGTATAAGTGATTTGTATGgctcagctttatttttttcaaggcaAATGTTGAAATTAGTACTATTGCTAGAGAATTACCCAGAATTCATAGACACTGCTCTTGGGATATGAATCTCCCATCTGGATGAGAAAGGATCTCTTGTTCTGTAAGAAAGGAAACCACATGAACCTggcctttccccccttttctttcaTGGTTAGATGTGCCCATTTTTGCTGTGTTACCACTGGCAGCCTATACAAGTAACTTCTCTACACAGGATCAAGCTTCCACTCCTCTCTTTCCAGAGGGGATATGCTTTTGCATCCACACAAGCAGGTTCTCTTCAGCAAAGAACCTGTAGCAGTTTGAGCCTGAGAAGTCAGCTGCCAGTTTGGCTAACTGGGCTCAGTGGGAGCACCCCTTGAATTCATCCTTTTTCGTCCGGACAGATGCAGGGCTTCAGTGGTGCAGTGCACTTTAAAGAACCTGAGAttgattaaaaccaaacaaaacctctTGTTAGTTAGGGGAATGACTAAACAGCAAGTTcgttctggttttgtttcagtgCTGGAGGCACTTCTGTTGCCATTTGAGGTCAGCACAAGAACTCCAACAGAGCTGCATATTTAAATACACGGGATTCCAGACCTCCAGTTGCAACcttctgaagcagcagcaggagaccaCACAACCTCTAAGACACCTTCTTTTACTCCATCCTCTGCTTCtccattactttttttttttaacgcaTTGCTGTTCAAGGGCCAATAGAAGCATGTTAGAGGACTGCCCATCACTTCAAGCCAGCAGCTTGTCAGTTGCCTAGCCCTAGAGCCTCCTCTCGCCTTCCTTACACTAGGCTACACATCTGCATTAGAAACAGGCTGATAGACCTTTGTGACTTGATCCCACCCCAGGAGAAACACAGTAaggttattttttccctccctttcctcaGTACTGCAGGTTTAACCTGTGTATCACTACCACTCTTAGCCGACTGTTCAAA is from Cinclus cinclus chromosome 2, bCinCin1.1, whole genome shotgun sequence and encodes:
- the LOC134057855 gene encoding homeobox protein NANOG-like, whose amino-acid sequence is MTKSPEERAEESAGDICREVGDPPLPLLPMYQACPGGAAMGYLELHWDEARQAPTAAGPAGSAAARQRPEAGAGRHTAEVSPASSSSGNFSQFTPDSATSPHSSSSSPQPTAKSQKGRECGVEGMRKTKSRTAFSKEQLQTLHQRFQSQKYLSPQQIRELAVALGLTYKQVKTWFQNRRMKLKRCQKHSLWSERAQCLTQSGFQASTYLDVHPKFHQGYPITAAGNIQTMPAPCQHYGAGQNAYTIVTSEDGGVFGKGGGTCSVQQTVGFIAQHKVDFYHSYPGSVEYPGSKTSDGCNFHHSATMGAPFPTTAGHHLYHS